A single genomic interval of Natronolimnobius sp. AArcel1 harbors:
- a CDS encoding NADH:flavin oxidoreductase yields MATLEDPLSVGGCEIRNRLYRAPLLECAGNGPDAVDTLIDDLEPAAESGVGLIFQGATIVREDGGCAAPGMTRVHDPEFVSRLSRLTDRIHDHGGRIFVQLEHGGLRSMETWHAEHRRENPALEQLAVSNPPWQLRLADRLGFLEYNPHVLSTEEVYELAADFGRAAASCVNAGYDGIHLSGANMGIIQQFCSPFYNRRDDEFGGSPEARLEFLALVHDEIRDRAGDVPLVSKVPAETPAPPTPIVRRKLSLTDGIEIARRLEAIGYDAVVPVQASVVWDMSIIRGEYPARAWANEALREGYDAAFGSPLRRRLVAFGNWLESLTYDFDPAWNAEFCKRVREQVSIPVLAEGGIRERGEMDRLLGTGTDAAACDMVGMARPFYAEPRLGARLLDLENGETAGIDNETRVLCENCNNCTVPQATGAPGICRTPAVLRERGSLERAGAYDRADSD; encoded by the coding sequence ATGGCAACCCTCGAGGACCCGCTCTCGGTCGGCGGCTGCGAGATTCGCAACCGACTCTACCGGGCTCCCCTGCTCGAGTGTGCGGGCAACGGACCGGACGCCGTCGACACGCTGATCGACGACCTCGAGCCCGCCGCCGAATCAGGCGTCGGCCTCATCTTTCAAGGGGCGACCATCGTCCGCGAGGACGGCGGCTGCGCTGCACCGGGGATGACCCGCGTCCACGACCCCGAGTTCGTCTCGCGTCTCTCCCGACTGACCGACCGCATCCACGACCACGGCGGGCGTATCTTCGTCCAACTCGAGCACGGCGGCTTGCGCAGCATGGAAACCTGGCACGCCGAACACCGCCGGGAGAATCCGGCTCTCGAGCAGCTGGCGGTGTCGAACCCACCCTGGCAGTTACGCCTCGCTGACCGTCTCGGCTTCCTCGAGTACAATCCACACGTCCTCTCGACCGAAGAGGTGTACGAACTCGCGGCAGATTTCGGCCGTGCGGCAGCCTCCTGCGTCAATGCGGGCTACGACGGTATCCACCTCTCGGGGGCGAACATGGGCATTATTCAGCAGTTTTGCTCGCCGTTTTACAACCGTCGGGACGACGAGTTCGGTGGTTCGCCCGAGGCCAGACTCGAGTTCCTCGCACTGGTTCACGACGAAATTCGCGACCGAGCGGGTGACGTCCCACTTGTGAGCAAAGTGCCGGCAGAGACGCCCGCGCCGCCCACACCCATCGTTCGACGAAAACTCTCACTCACAGACGGGATCGAAATCGCGAGACGGCTCGAGGCAATCGGCTACGACGCCGTCGTCCCTGTCCAGGCGTCGGTCGTCTGGGACATGAGCATCATCCGCGGAGAGTATCCAGCGCGTGCGTGGGCGAATGAGGCGCTGCGAGAGGGCTACGACGCAGCGTTCGGCAGTCCACTGCGGCGACGGCTGGTCGCGTTCGGCAACTGGCTCGAGTCGCTCACCTACGACTTCGATCCGGCCTGGAACGCTGAGTTTTGTAAGCGTGTGCGCGAACAGGTGTCGATTCCCGTCCTCGCAGAGGGAGGTATCCGTGAACGCGGCGAGATGGATCGCCTGTTGGGCACCGGGACGGACGCAGCGGCCTGCGATATGGTCGGCATGGCCCGCCCGTTCTACGCCGAACCGCGATTGGGGGCGCGGCTGCTCGATCTCGAGAACGGTGAAACAGCAGGTATCGACAACGAGACGCGAGTCCTCTGTGAGAACTGTAACAACTGCACGGTGCCGCAGGCGACCGGCGCGCCCGGCATCTGTCGCACGCCCGCCGTGTTGCGTGAACGCGGGTCACTCGAGCGAGCAGGCGCGTATGATCGAGCGGACAGCGATTAG
- a CDS encoding rhodanese-like domain-containing protein has product MNRRQFLATGTATTIVGVAGCLGGDDNANDGDGYGPESDDMPEERSIDTGAYETAEFNGVDVPLAPLEDVIHWYERQEARMVDTRTSEQHNDVRITGSVLSSAPDGVQSDPTESWPEEDRIITYCVCPHTLAGQRAATLMDAGHEEVYALDEGLQAWVESGYPLEGDELEGVEQSLPAYNVQGQSDPAYAGEFVEVRSLEREQSEISAVEDDGSYELTLHFTNLEDDALLEVEAPDYTRELTLEEAMDGVITA; this is encoded by the coding sequence ATGAATCGACGGCAGTTTCTTGCGACGGGAACGGCGACGACGATAGTGGGCGTCGCAGGGTGTCTCGGCGGCGATGATAACGCAAACGACGGCGACGGCTACGGGCCTGAGTCCGACGATATGCCTGAGGAACGTTCGATCGATACTGGCGCCTACGAAACTGCAGAGTTCAATGGCGTCGACGTTCCGCTCGCGCCACTCGAGGACGTTATCCACTGGTATGAACGACAGGAAGCGCGGATGGTCGATACGCGCACGTCTGAGCAACACAATGACGTTCGGATTACTGGATCGGTGCTGAGCAGTGCGCCAGACGGTGTTCAGAGCGATCCAACGGAGTCGTGGCCGGAGGAAGACCGCATCATCACCTATTGTGTGTGTCCCCACACCCTCGCTGGCCAGCGTGCAGCCACGTTGATGGATGCCGGCCACGAGGAGGTCTATGCACTCGATGAGGGGCTGCAGGCGTGGGTCGAGTCAGGCTATCCACTCGAGGGTGACGAACTCGAGGGTGTCGAGCAGAGCCTCCCGGCGTACAACGTCCAGGGCCAGTCCGATCCGGCCTACGCTGGCGAGTTCGTCGAAGTGCGCTCACTCGAGCGCGAGCAAAGCGAGATTAGTGCGGTCGAAGATGACGGCAGCTACGAACTGACGCTTCACTTTACGAATCTTGAGGATGACGCGCTGCTTGAGGTCGAGGCACCCGACTACACCCGCGAACTGACGCTCGAGGAGGCGATGGACGGCGTTATTACGGCCTAA
- a CDS encoding homing endonuclease associated repeat-containing protein, with product MTTEADCLEALLEAAELLGESPTKAQYEELGLTPASATIIRTCGGWNDAKQKAGLETSYSRGSRVGPKPDNVDLPVGMSWENLSVDQRWHYRNTEWNKERTLQRRSRLRSWVNDQKRECGCSQCGTDTAACLDYHHVDGSTKKMAVGQMVTFGYGKDALRKEIEKCKVLCANCHRRLHYSSPQQELRQWVHNRKRNTGCNQCTESDPACLDFHHVASEKEATVSKLVSDSKPKQRILTEIERCQVLCANCHRKEHYDPPAP from the coding sequence GTGACGACCGAAGCGGACTGTCTCGAGGCCTTGCTCGAGGCTGCTGAATTGCTTGGTGAATCGCCGACGAAAGCACAGTACGAGGAGTTGGGATTGACGCCGGCATCTGCGACGATTATTCGAACGTGTGGCGGCTGGAACGATGCAAAGCAGAAGGCAGGATTAGAAACCAGTTACTCGAGGGGGAGTCGTGTCGGACCAAAACCAGACAATGTCGACCTTCCAGTAGGTATGTCGTGGGAGAATCTCTCTGTCGATCAGCGGTGGCATTATCGCAACACTGAGTGGAATAAGGAACGGACCTTACAACGCCGTTCTCGTCTCCGTTCGTGGGTCAATGATCAAAAGCGTGAGTGTGGCTGTTCACAGTGTGGTACCGACACTGCTGCGTGTTTGGATTACCATCATGTCGATGGAAGCACGAAGAAAATGGCAGTCGGACAAATGGTGACTTTTGGTTACGGAAAAGATGCGCTTCGCAAGGAAATTGAGAAGTGCAAGGTACTGTGTGCGAACTGCCATCGCCGCCTTCACTATTCCTCACCACAGCAGGAACTGCGTCAATGGGTTCACAACAGAAAGCGTAATACTGGATGCAATCAGTGTACAGAATCGGATCCAGCATGTTTGGATTTCCACCACGTCGCTAGTGAAAAAGAGGCTACTGTTTCGAAGCTTGTGTCTGACTCCAAACCAAAACAACGGATTCTTACTGAGATTGAACGATGTCAAGTTCTCTGCGCAAACTGCCACCGAAAGGAACATTACGATCCTCCAGCGCCGTAG
- a CDS encoding IMP cyclohydrolase: MYVGRFVVVSPEGGAYRVSSRSFPNRQISEREDALTVGPTEDAPETDNPYVAYNCLRVVETPADGETVAFGNGSHVDPIAEKLELGYPARDALAESLLALDYEKDDYDTPRIAATISDDGEALIGTVRKDALIVKPVEEPTLVATYEKDSPEPIDFAAESASEAAREAYDLEFEHAVCAAGVSLTDDGFETALENGN, encoded by the coding sequence ATGTACGTTGGACGATTCGTCGTTGTCAGTCCTGAGGGTGGTGCCTATCGCGTCTCCTCGAGATCGTTCCCGAACCGACAGATCAGCGAGCGCGAGGATGCATTGACCGTGGGACCAACCGAGGACGCACCGGAGACGGACAACCCCTACGTTGCCTACAACTGCCTGCGTGTCGTCGAAACGCCAGCGGACGGTGAGACCGTTGCGTTCGGAAACGGCTCGCACGTCGACCCAATCGCGGAGAAACTCGAGTTGGGGTATCCCGCTCGAGACGCCCTCGCGGAGAGTTTGCTCGCGCTGGATTACGAGAAGGACGACTACGACACGCCACGAATTGCGGCGACGATCAGCGATGACGGCGAGGCGCTGATCGGCACCGTCCGCAAGGATGCCCTCATCGTCAAACCGGTCGAAGAGCCGACGCTGGTCGCAACCTACGAGAAGGACAGTCCCGAGCCAATTGATTTTGCAGCCGAGAGCGCGTCCGAGGCAGCACGCGAGGCGTACGACCTCGAGTTCGAACACGCGGTCTGTGCGGCCGGCGTGTCGCTGACCGACGATGGCTTCGAGACAGCGCTCGAGAACGGCAACTGA
- a CDS encoding SHOCT domain-containing protein: MYELVHQFAPESPAGRTAVAIAVSLLGVPALLLAFFGLSGAPFTTVILLFLFSAVTLSAAGCLTLGVVRQANAAPDATPLTEPRTESTRESETPIETLRRRYADGKLSDEEFDHRLDRLLESETESSAQPTTERERLLE; the protein is encoded by the coding sequence ATGTACGAATTGGTCCACCAGTTCGCCCCGGAGAGCCCAGCCGGTCGAACCGCTGTTGCCATCGCCGTCTCGTTACTCGGCGTTCCAGCGCTGTTGCTCGCGTTTTTCGGACTGAGCGGCGCACCGTTTACGACAGTGATACTGCTGTTCCTCTTCAGCGCCGTCACCCTCTCCGCTGCTGGCTGTCTCACTCTGGGCGTTGTCCGCCAAGCGAACGCAGCACCCGACGCGACGCCGCTTACCGAACCACGAACGGAGTCAACTCGGGAATCCGAGACACCGATCGAAACGCTCCGCCGGCGATACGCTGACGGAAAACTCAGTGACGAGGAATTCGATCACCGTCTCGACCGCCTCCTCGAGTCCGAGACGGAGTCGAGCGCTCAACCCACGACTGAGCGCGAACGCCTTCTTGAGTAA
- a CDS encoding metallophosphoesterase, which translates to MQVGLISDVHSNRVALEAVLEEMPAVDRLLCAGDVVGYNPWPADCVEELRERDVATVMGNHDAAVAAETPFRFNGMARAGVEYAEDQLEDDHLEWLADLPTEHLTCDGRIKLVHGHPGDPDRYTRYTYPREFSPRLLDEEDVLVLGHTHVQGVERFAEGIVVNPGSVGQPRDGDPRAGYAVVDLEAMTVDTYRVEYDIEAVQTAVSEAGLPERIGSRLARGE; encoded by the coding sequence ATGCAGGTGGGACTCATCTCGGATGTCCACAGCAATCGGGTCGCACTCGAGGCCGTGCTCGAGGAGATGCCCGCGGTCGACCGGCTGCTGTGTGCGGGTGACGTAGTCGGCTACAACCCGTGGCCGGCAGACTGCGTCGAGGAACTCCGAGAGCGCGACGTGGCCACAGTGATGGGCAACCACGATGCGGCAGTCGCCGCCGAGACACCGTTTCGGTTCAATGGGATGGCCCGCGCTGGCGTTGAGTACGCTGAGGACCAACTTGAGGATGACCACCTCGAATGGCTGGCCGACCTTCCCACGGAGCACCTCACATGCGACGGGCGAATCAAGCTCGTCCACGGCCACCCGGGCGATCCGGACCGCTACACGCGGTATACCTACCCGCGAGAGTTCTCGCCGCGGCTGCTCGATGAGGAGGACGTGCTGGTTCTCGGCCATACCCACGTCCAGGGCGTCGAACGCTTCGCGGAGGGAATCGTCGTGAATCCGGGCAGCGTTGGCCAGCCTCGAGACGGCGACCCGCGGGCAGGCTACGCGGTGGTGGATCTCGAGGCGATGACCGTCGACACGTATCGCGTCGAGTACGATATCGAGGCGGTGCAGACGGCGGTCAGTGAGGCTGGGTTACCTGAGCGGATTGGGTCACGCCTCGCACGCGGAGAATAG
- the cysE gene encoding serine O-acetyltransferase has protein sequence MLRRLREDTRAMCKRDPAAKRCLEVALAYPGVHAVWGHRIAHWLWNREVRLLARLFSHLVRLLTGVEIHPAATLGRRVTIDHGMGVVIGETAEVGDDVHMYHGVTLGGSTNEPVKRHPTLEDGVTIGANATLLGDIVVGEDAAVGAGSVVTADVEAGATVAGVPAERVDK, from the coding sequence ATGTTACGCCGGCTGCGTGAGGACACGCGGGCGATGTGCAAGCGCGACCCCGCCGCAAAGCGGTGTCTCGAGGTCGCACTCGCCTATCCCGGCGTGCATGCGGTCTGGGGTCACCGGATCGCACACTGGCTCTGGAATCGCGAGGTGCGACTTCTGGCACGGCTGTTCTCCCATCTCGTGCGCCTGCTGACGGGTGTCGAAATCCATCCGGCGGCGACGCTTGGTCGTCGCGTCACAATCGACCACGGTATGGGCGTCGTCATCGGCGAGACGGCCGAGGTTGGCGACGATGTTCATATGTACCACGGCGTCACGCTCGGCGGAAGCACCAACGAACCGGTCAAGCGACATCCGACGCTCGAGGATGGTGTGACGATTGGTGCGAACGCGACGCTGCTTGGCGATATCGTGGTTGGCGAGGATGCAGCCGTCGGTGCCGGTTCGGTCGTCACCGCTGACGTCGAGGCGGGCGCAACCGTTGCAGGTGTTCCAGCGGAGCGCGTCGACAAGTAA
- a CDS encoding response regulator produces MTNLIPSEPIEILLIEDNPGDVRLTKEAFNSIETETTFQVARDGEEAADYFRLRDDEPGLSNGNPDLVLLDLNLPRLDGFSVLELLDTKLDYPPPPVLVLSSSAAESDIVKSYKNAANAYLTKPDNLIEYNEMAGAIEEFWIETAHHPPTPS; encoded by the coding sequence ATGACTAACCTCATTCCATCCGAGCCGATCGAGATTTTGCTCATCGAGGACAATCCGGGTGACGTTCGCCTCACGAAAGAGGCGTTCAACTCGATCGAAACGGAAACAACCTTCCAGGTTGCCCGAGATGGCGAGGAGGCAGCGGATTACTTCCGACTGCGAGACGACGAGCCAGGACTCTCGAACGGGAATCCTGACCTTGTGCTATTGGACCTCAACTTACCGCGACTCGACGGATTCAGCGTCCTCGAGTTGTTGGATACAAAACTCGATTACCCACCGCCACCGGTGCTCGTCCTCTCGAGTTCGGCGGCCGAGTCCGATATTGTCAAGAGTTATAAAAACGCTGCAAACGCGTATCTCACGAAGCCAGACAACCTGATCGAGTACAACGAAATGGCCGGCGCAATCGAGGAGTTCTGGATCGAGACGGCCCATCACCCCCCAACGCCGTCATAA
- a CDS encoding phosphoglucomutase/phosphomannomutase family protein, translating to METIRFGTDGWRATLEEFTAPRVQMVGQAVATYLTDEGHDDPVVVGYDARETSRGFAEDLARVLCANGFDVLIPDRDRPTPLVAHAIVERDLAGGLAITASHNPPEYNGVKFIPEDGAPALPEVTDAIAERLAEPDPLPEDEHGSVREVDLMTPHAEAVRERVTDITGDDIDLSELTVAYDAMHGSGRGTTDAVLENGGASLECLRCERDPDFGGGAPEPAAENLEALIDLVTAEETAPELGIANDGDADRIAIVTPERGYLDENLFFAACYDYLLEDDAGSVVRSVSTTFLIDRVAEAHDEVVHEVPVGFKWVAKAMADHDALIGGEESGGFTVRGHVREKDGVLMALLAAAMHAEEPLDERVDRLLEAHGTVVQDKRSVACPDHEKARVLEDLEDEIPETVAGTAVEGVNTADGFKLQLADGSWLLVRPSGTEPVLRVYAEATDDDRVESLLEAGTALVEPLV from the coding sequence ATGGAGACGATCCGTTTCGGTACCGATGGCTGGCGGGCGACGCTCGAGGAGTTTACTGCACCCCGTGTCCAGATGGTCGGGCAGGCGGTGGCGACGTACCTGACCGACGAGGGCCACGACGACCCTGTCGTCGTCGGCTACGACGCACGCGAAACCTCGCGTGGCTTTGCAGAGGACCTGGCGCGTGTGCTCTGTGCCAACGGATTCGATGTGCTCATTCCCGACCGCGACCGGCCGACGCCGCTCGTCGCCCATGCAATCGTCGAGCGCGACCTCGCGGGTGGCCTCGCGATTACCGCCTCGCACAACCCGCCGGAGTACAACGGTGTGAAGTTCATTCCCGAGGACGGCGCACCGGCCTTACCCGAGGTGACCGACGCAATCGCCGAGCGCCTCGCTGAACCCGATCCGCTGCCCGAGGACGAACACGGCAGCGTCCGTGAGGTCGACCTCATGACTCCCCACGCCGAGGCCGTCCGCGAGCGCGTCACTGACATCACTGGCGACGACATCGACCTCTCTGAACTCACTGTCGCCTACGACGCCATGCACGGCAGCGGCCGGGGAACGACCGATGCCGTCCTCGAGAACGGGGGTGCCTCACTCGAGTGTCTGCGCTGTGAGCGCGACCCTGACTTTGGCGGCGGCGCACCGGAACCTGCAGCCGAGAACCTCGAGGCGTTGATCGATCTTGTCACCGCCGAGGAGACGGCACCCGAGTTGGGAATCGCAAACGACGGCGATGCCGACCGCATCGCAATCGTCACGCCCGAACGCGGCTATCTCGATGAGAACCTGTTCTTTGCTGCCTGTTATGACTACCTGCTCGAGGATGACGCTGGCTCCGTCGTCCGCTCGGTATCGACGACGTTCCTGATCGACCGCGTTGCCGAGGCCCACGATGAAGTCGTCCACGAGGTGCCAGTCGGCTTCAAATGGGTCGCAAAAGCGATGGCCGACCACGACGCCCTGATCGGCGGCGAGGAGTCGGGCGGCTTTACCGTTCGCGGCCACGTTCGCGAGAAAGACGGCGTGTTGATGGCCCTGCTCGCCGCTGCGATGCACGCCGAAGAGCCACTCGACGAGCGCGTCGACCGACTGCTCGAGGCACACGGCACTGTCGTCCAGGACAAACGAAGCGTGGCCTGTCCAGATCACGAGAAAGCACGTGTGCTCGAGGACCTTGAAGATGAAATTCCAGAAACCGTCGCTGGGACCGCTGTTGAGGGGGTTAACACGGCTGACGGCTTCAAACTCCAACTCGCCGATGGGTCGTGGCTGCTCGTCCGGCCAAGCGGCACCGAGCCAGTGTTGCGCGTGTACGCTGAGGCGACTGACGACGACCGCGTCGAGTCGCTGCTCGAGGCCGGTACTGCGCTGGTCGAGCCACTCGTCTAA